A single genomic interval of Haloactinospora alba harbors:
- a CDS encoding TetR/AcrR family transcriptional regulator: MAPDQQPQPSARERLLAAAGELFYAHGINATGIDAVVARADVALATLYKQFGGKDRLVAAYLEDRDRRWRADWEAAIAAAATPRHRVVALFDALERWWAAEGGYRGCAQVDAAVEITDAEHPALAAITEHKAHLRRRLTELTRAAGAAEPEQAAADIVVIYEGTITALLLRSVPDPLERARRLTGGVLPTDTR, translated from the coding sequence GTGGCACCTGATCAGCAACCTCAACCATCGGCCCGCGAACGCCTTCTCGCCGCCGCAGGCGAACTGTTCTACGCCCACGGCATCAACGCCACCGGTATCGACGCGGTCGTCGCGCGCGCCGACGTGGCCCTGGCCACGCTGTACAAGCAGTTCGGAGGCAAGGACCGGCTCGTGGCCGCCTACCTCGAGGACCGCGACCGCCGCTGGCGGGCGGACTGGGAGGCCGCCATCGCCGCCGCTGCCACCCCGCGGCACCGCGTCGTGGCGCTCTTCGACGCCCTGGAGCGGTGGTGGGCGGCCGAGGGCGGCTACCGCGGCTGCGCGCAGGTCGACGCCGCTGTCGAGATCACCGACGCCGAGCACCCCGCGCTCGCCGCGATCACCGAACACAAGGCGCACCTGCGGCGGCGCCTCACCGAGCTCACGCGCGCGGCCGGAGCCGCCGAACCGGAACAGGCGGCGGCGGACATCGTGGTGATCTACGAGGGCACGATCACAGCGCTGCTGCTCCGGAGCGTGCCCGACCCCCTAGAGCGGGCGCGCCGCCTGACCGGCGGCGTTCTTCCCACGGACACCCGGTAG
- a CDS encoding alpha/beta fold hydrolase, whose protein sequence is MSELLDSEVVLDGVRLAYRDRGAGEPVVFLHGTPSHSFIWRDIVPEVEWAGYRVVLFDLLGYGRSERPLTRDTSVVGQVRVLEGLLRHLGIDRFSLVAHDIGGAVAQLLATAHPRRVRRLMLVDTVSYDSWPSQTWRTIIRDHLPGYAAMPARDFEEMLTGQLRMTVADPDRMSGEVLEAYLAPHRSALGRISFFEHQVRHYDSSPTQRVAPALARLTMPVRLLWGAQDTWQPLAYARRLAADIPGSELAVVDDGGHFLMEDQPARVRGEVLDFLASGDEGRP, encoded by the coding sequence GTGTCCGAGCTTCTGGACAGTGAGGTCGTGCTCGACGGCGTGCGACTGGCCTACCGCGACCGCGGCGCCGGTGAGCCCGTGGTGTTCCTGCACGGCACCCCGTCGCACTCGTTCATCTGGCGCGACATCGTTCCCGAGGTCGAGTGGGCCGGATACCGGGTCGTGCTGTTCGACCTGCTGGGCTACGGCCGCTCGGAACGGCCGCTGACCCGCGACACCTCGGTGGTCGGGCAGGTCCGGGTCCTTGAGGGGCTCCTGCGGCACCTGGGAATCGACCGGTTCTCCCTGGTCGCCCACGACATCGGCGGCGCCGTCGCCCAGCTCCTGGCCACCGCCCACCCTCGGCGCGTGCGCCGGCTGATGCTCGTCGACACGGTCAGCTACGACTCCTGGCCCTCGCAGACCTGGCGGACGATCATCCGCGACCACCTCCCTGGCTACGCCGCCATGCCGGCGCGTGACTTCGAGGAGATGCTGACCGGTCAACTGCGGATGACCGTGGCGGACCCCGACCGTATGAGCGGTGAGGTGCTGGAGGCCTACCTCGCGCCGCACCGGTCGGCGCTGGGGCGGATCTCGTTCTTCGAACACCAGGTCCGGCACTACGACTCCAGCCCCACACAGCGGGTCGCGCCCGCGCTGGCGCGGTTGACCATGCCGGTGCGCCTGCTGTGGGGAGCCCAGGACACCTGGCAGCCCCTCGCCTACGCCAGGCGGCTCGCCGCGGACATTCCCGGCTCGGAGCTGGCCGTGGTCGACGACGGCGGCCACTTCCTCATGGAGGACCAGCCGGCGCGGGTCCGCGGTGAGGTCCTCGACTTCCTGGCGTCCGGGGACGAGGGGCGACCGTAG
- a CDS encoding GNAT family N-acetyltransferase, whose amino-acid sequence MNSAAPATEAEPLLVRVMELTDLPTAVAMHKTQLPTGFFVELGERFLSRYYRTFLTSPAAVALVADVGGETAGYLVGCTDESAHRRHVLQLERWNLTMIGVSSLLARPALTAHFVRTRAQRYLRQLRHAGAAPSPDPAPTETSVRTGMLNHIAVDTQYRGAGIGATLVRSFVEIARTHGTGRLQLYTARDKEKTQRFYERLGWTGHEPLTDVDGRQWVPFSLELS is encoded by the coding sequence GTGAACTCCGCCGCGCCGGCGACGGAAGCGGAACCGTTGCTGGTGCGCGTCATGGAACTCACCGACCTGCCCACGGCGGTCGCGATGCACAAGACACAGCTCCCCACCGGTTTCTTCGTGGAACTGGGGGAGCGCTTCCTCAGCCGCTACTACCGCACGTTCCTCACCAGCCCCGCCGCCGTCGCACTGGTCGCCGACGTCGGTGGTGAGACGGCCGGATACCTCGTGGGATGCACCGACGAGTCGGCGCACCGCCGCCACGTACTCCAGCTGGAACGGTGGAACCTCACCATGATCGGCGTGTCCTCGCTTCTGGCACGGCCGGCACTGACCGCGCACTTCGTACGCACCCGCGCGCAGCGCTACCTGCGCCAACTCCGCCACGCCGGTGCGGCACCGTCACCCGACCCCGCCCCCACCGAGACGTCCGTGCGCACCGGGATGCTCAACCACATCGCCGTGGACACCCAGTACCGGGGGGCGGGGATCGGCGCGACACTCGTACGCAGCTTCGTGGAGATCGCCCGGACGCACGGAACCGGGCGCCTGCAGCTCTACACCGCCCGCGACAAGGAGAAGACCCAGCGGTTCTACGAACGGTTGGGCTGGACCGGCCACGAGCCGCTGACCGACGTGGACGGCAGGCAGTGGGTCCCCTTCTCACTGGAGCTCTCGTAA
- a CDS encoding DUF3592 domain-containing protein: MDGETTKELFGWLVMTAFGAGFAGFGGWYLRRLVWLRRNGLRVPGRVGGRNWSLTVDTDGPTSVSARSSSRYRFRTAEGEEVSAAQRFAFSHNMLREGQHVTVAYNPANPRESEIVEAKSQVISALLFLLLGGLFLVIGLLLVAATLTP; encoded by the coding sequence GTGGACGGTGAGACGACCAAGGAACTGTTCGGATGGCTCGTCATGACGGCCTTCGGCGCCGGATTCGCGGGCTTCGGCGGGTGGTACCTGCGGCGGCTGGTGTGGCTGCGCAGGAACGGCCTCCGCGTCCCGGGCCGCGTGGGCGGGCGGAACTGGTCGCTGACCGTGGACACGGACGGGCCGACGAGCGTCAGCGCCAGGTCCAGCTCCCGCTACCGGTTCCGCACGGCGGAGGGAGAGGAGGTCAGCGCCGCGCAACGGTTCGCGTTCTCCCACAACATGCTGCGCGAGGGCCAGCACGTCACCGTGGCCTACAACCCCGCCAACCCGCGGGAGTCGGAGATCGTGGAGGCCAAGTCGCAGGTCATCAGCGCGCTGCTGTTCCTGTTGCTGGGCGGGTTGTTCCTCGTCATCGGCCTACTCCTGGTCGCCGCCACCCTCACCCCCTGA
- the otsB gene encoding trehalose-phosphatase produces the protein MALPRPRTRAGADGLDRLTAAPGTALLAFDFDGTLAPIVADPSDARAHPGAVSELARLSPRVGRVAVVTGRPARTAVDYGGLAGIGGVTVLGQYGRERWDGGAVTTPAPPPGVERVRRELPGLLERVGAPEGTSVEDKGQALAVHTRNAAGPQAALALVRPSLEELAQRHGLVVEPGRLVLELRPPGMDKGAALQPLVREWGATSVLYAGDDLADLAAFDAVEHLRGQGVAGVTVCSASEEVAALAERADLVVGGPAGVAGLLAELRAALPEAPSGGEGGGDQE, from the coding sequence GTGGCGCTGCCCCGCCCCCGCACGCGCGCGGGCGCCGACGGGCTCGACCGGCTGACCGCCGCTCCCGGAACGGCCCTGCTCGCGTTCGACTTCGACGGCACGTTGGCGCCGATCGTGGCGGACCCGAGTGACGCGCGCGCCCACCCCGGGGCGGTGTCCGAGCTGGCACGGCTGTCCCCGCGGGTGGGGCGGGTGGCCGTCGTCACCGGGCGCCCCGCCCGAACGGCGGTGGACTACGGCGGACTCGCCGGGATCGGCGGGGTCACCGTGCTGGGCCAGTACGGGCGGGAGCGTTGGGACGGCGGCGCCGTCACCACCCCCGCGCCGCCGCCCGGGGTGGAGCGGGTCCGTCGGGAACTGCCCGGGCTGCTGGAGCGGGTGGGTGCTCCGGAGGGCACCAGCGTGGAGGACAAGGGGCAGGCTCTGGCGGTGCACACCCGCAACGCGGCCGGCCCCCAGGCGGCGCTGGCTCTGGTGCGGCCGTCGTTGGAGGAGCTGGCGCAGCGCCACGGTCTGGTGGTGGAGCCGGGCCGGTTGGTACTCGAGCTGCGCCCGCCCGGCATGGACAAGGGGGCGGCGTTGCAGCCCCTCGTCCGCGAGTGGGGCGCCACCAGCGTGCTGTACGCCGGGGACGACCTGGCCGACCTCGCCGCTTTCGACGCGGTCGAGCACCTGCGCGGCCAGGGGGTCGCGGGTGTCACGGTGTGCAGCGCCTCGGAGGAGGTGGCGGCCCTGGCCGAACGCGCCGACCTCGTGGTCGGAGGCCCGGCCGGTGTCGCCGGGCTGCTGGCCGAGCTCCGGGCGGCGCTGCCGGAGGCGCCGTCAGGGGGTGAGGGTGGCGGCGACCAGGAGTAG
- a CDS encoding thioesterase II family protein: MTSAWLRPDNNASDAPFQLVCFPYAGSLSPPFADWGPALAPAVELLSVRLPGRGARWSEPPPASVPAVAEALLDPLLEQLRGPFAFFGHSMGALLAFELAHRVSELGAVPSRLFASSYRAPHLPGTREQFHLAPDDRLMEHLDTLSDGELSGHRDVLAPVLAVLRNDLRLCETYRPAERKALAAPVTALRGRRDPLFTAAEVRRWSETTTGPFRFLQFPGGHFYPRQREGELLEHLRAECVPEQ; encoded by the coding sequence ATGACCAGCGCGTGGCTGCGTCCGGACAACAACGCGAGCGACGCCCCGTTCCAGCTCGTGTGCTTCCCCTACGCGGGTTCCCTGTCCCCGCCGTTCGCCGACTGGGGGCCGGCGCTCGCCCCGGCGGTGGAGCTGCTGTCGGTGCGGCTTCCGGGGCGGGGCGCGCGCTGGTCGGAACCGCCGCCCGCGTCGGTCCCGGCGGTCGCGGAGGCCCTGCTGGACCCGCTCCTCGAACAGCTGCGCGGCCCGTTCGCGTTCTTCGGGCACAGCATGGGGGCGCTGCTCGCCTTCGAGCTGGCCCACCGGGTCTCGGAGCTCGGCGCCGTCCCCAGCCGCCTGTTCGCCTCCAGCTACCGGGCACCGCACCTGCCGGGGACACGGGAACAGTTCCACCTGGCACCGGACGACCGCCTCATGGAGCACCTCGACACGCTCTCCGACGGGGAGCTCTCCGGGCACCGGGACGTGCTGGCTCCCGTCCTCGCCGTGCTCCGCAACGACCTGAGGCTGTGCGAGACCTACCGCCCCGCCGAGCGGAAGGCGCTGGCGGCACCGGTCACCGCCCTCCGGGGGCGTCGCGACCCGTTGTTCACCGCGGCGGAGGTGCGGCGGTGGAGCGAGACCACCACCGGGCCGTTCCGGTTCCTCCAGTTTCCCGGCGGCCACTTCTACCCGCGGCAGCGGGAAGGGGAGCTGCTGGAGCACCTCCGCGCGGAGTGCGTTCCGGAACAGTGA
- a CDS encoding condensation domain-containing protein encodes MNVHELVLHLREEDIQLSNRDGSLAFDAPEGALTDTVLAELRRHKPRLLAELPPGAPPLAASGPAAWMQRYLADRHSRTNTPETWNVAYRLDISGPLDTSRLDRALRALADRHQGLRTRFREYAGRLVQEVLPEFPPRPDTVDLRPGADRSRAPEEEVARWCGDAARAPFDPARGPLFRAPLARVGPREWVLVLVQHHMVTDAVSVGVLLRELEALYTAEPGDAGPLPPLTTRLVDHARWQNQLLEGPHGRRLEHYWREELAGAALDTPLPGDRPRPDQLSGAGAVCPMPLDRALTDRLEECARSSGVTVYTVLLTVFARLLTLLTGRDEAVVIGNFANRERREFEPLVGMLMTALPLRVRFDPASTVQDAVRATGRTVLGAVEHQALPLPLLREWLRLHEYPGGERFPQTWFVLNPPEPRSLDLGGPDATVTEVTTSGARSDLGATASPEDGLRFFWELSTDFLTTGTVREWTRRYRSLLADLLDTPSLTVAEWR; translated from the coding sequence GTGAACGTTCACGAGCTTGTCCTGCACCTGCGCGAGGAGGACATCCAACTGTCCAACCGGGACGGGAGCCTCGCGTTCGACGCGCCGGAGGGGGCGCTCACCGACACCGTGCTCGCGGAGCTGCGCCGCCACAAGCCGCGGCTGCTGGCCGAACTGCCCCCGGGCGCTCCCCCGTTGGCGGCGAGCGGCCCGGCGGCGTGGATGCAGCGCTACCTCGCGGACCGCCACTCCCGCACCAACACCCCGGAGACCTGGAACGTCGCCTACCGGCTGGACATCTCGGGGCCGCTCGACACCTCCCGGCTGGACCGCGCCCTGCGCGCGCTCGCGGACCGCCACCAGGGGCTGCGCACCCGCTTCCGGGAGTACGCGGGCCGGCTCGTCCAGGAGGTGCTGCCGGAGTTCCCGCCCCGCCCGGACACGGTGGACCTGCGGCCCGGCGCCGACCGGTCCCGCGCGCCGGAGGAGGAGGTCGCCCGGTGGTGCGGCGACGCCGCCCGCGCCCCCTTCGACCCGGCCCGCGGGCCGCTGTTCCGCGCGCCGCTCGCCCGCGTCGGCCCGCGGGAGTGGGTGCTGGTGCTGGTCCAGCACCACATGGTCACCGACGCGGTGTCCGTCGGCGTCCTGCTCCGTGAGCTGGAGGCGCTGTACACCGCGGAACCCGGGGACGCGGGTCCGCTCCCGCCCCTCACCACCCGGCTCGTGGACCACGCCCGGTGGCAGAACCAGCTCCTCGAGGGACCGCACGGGCGGCGGCTGGAACACTACTGGCGCGAGGAGCTCGCCGGAGCCGCCCTCGACACGCCGCTGCCGGGTGACCGCCCCCGCCCCGACCAGCTGTCCGGGGCGGGGGCGGTGTGCCCGATGCCGCTCGACCGCGCGCTCACCGACCGGCTGGAGGAGTGCGCCCGGTCGTCGGGGGTGACCGTGTACACGGTCCTGCTGACGGTGTTCGCGCGGCTGCTGACCCTGCTGACCGGGCGGGACGAGGCCGTCGTCATCGGGAACTTCGCCAACCGGGAGCGCCGGGAGTTCGAACCGCTGGTGGGGATGCTCATGACGGCGCTGCCGCTCCGTGTCCGGTTCGACCCCGCGAGCACGGTGCAGGACGCGGTGCGCGCCACGGGGCGGACGGTGCTGGGCGCCGTCGAGCACCAGGCGCTCCCGCTGCCGCTGCTGCGGGAGTGGCTGCGGCTGCACGAGTACCCCGGCGGGGAACGCTTCCCGCAGACCTGGTTCGTGCTGAACCCGCCGGAGCCCCGCTCCCTGGACCTGGGCGGCCCCGACGCCACGGTCACGGAGGTGACCACCTCGGGTGCCCGGTCCGACCTGGGAGCTACCGCCTCCCCGGAGGACGGCCTCCGGTTCTTCTGGGAGCTTTCCACCGACTTCCTCACCACCGGGACCGTCCGGGAGTGGACCCGGCGGTACCGGTCCCTGCTGGCGGACCTCCTCGACACCCCTTCCCTCACCGTGGCGGAGTGGCGATGA